Proteins from one Leptonema illini DSM 21528 genomic window:
- the infA gene encoding translation initiation factor IF-1: MAKEEAIEVEGKVIEPLPNAMFRVELDNGHKVLAHISGKMRMHYIRILPGDRVTVELSPYDLTRGRITYRKK; the protein is encoded by the coding sequence ATGGCGAAAGAAGAGGCGATAGAAGTCGAAGGTAAGGTGATAGAGCCCCTTCCGAACGCGATGTTTCGTGTGGAGCTGGACAATGGGCATAAGGTTCTCGCCCATATTTCAGGAAAGATGAGAATGCATTATATCAGGATCCTGCCTGGAGATCGTGTGACGGTGGAATTATCACCCTACGATCTGACCCGGGGTAGGATTACGTATAGAAAAAAATAA
- the rpsQ gene encoding 30S ribosomal protein S17, giving the protein MKERNKNLRIVQGRVVSDAMDKTRVILLETFYTHPKFRKIVKVSRRLKIHDERNESKKDDIVQAVETRPLSRQKRHRLFKIIQRGQI; this is encoded by the coding sequence ATGAAAGAGCGCAATAAAAACCTGAGAATTGTACAGGGGCGAGTCGTATCGGATGCCATGGATAAAACCAGAGTCATCCTGCTTGAGACCTTCTATACGCATCCGAAGTTCCGGAAGATTGTAAAGGTATCTCGCCGTCTGAAAATTCACGACGAAAGAAACGAATCGAAGAAGGACGACATCGTGCAGGCCGTCGAAACCCGGCCTCTGTCCCGGCAGAAGCGTCATCGTCTCTTTAAGATTATCCAGAGAGGACAGATATGA
- the rplP gene encoding 50S ribosomal protein L16, whose translation MLSPKRVKFRKRQRGRLKGLSQRGSKVSFGEYGLKAITSGRLTARQIESARRTMTRHIKRGGKMWIRIFPDQPITKKPAETRMGSGKGSPEYWVAVIRPGRVLFELSGIPEELAKEAFRLAAHKLPLHTVMVKKELI comes from the coding sequence ATGCTCAGCCCAAAACGCGTAAAATTTCGTAAGCGTCAGCGTGGTCGTCTGAAGGGTCTTTCCCAGCGGGGAAGCAAGGTATCCTTTGGCGAATACGGACTGAAAGCAATAACATCGGGCCGACTGACTGCCCGTCAGATCGAGTCCGCTCGTCGTACGATGACACGGCATATTAAACGTGGTGGAAAGATGTGGATTCGCATCTTCCCGGATCAGCCGATCACCAAGAAGCCTGCGGAAACTCGAATGGGTTCCGGTAAAGGTTCGCCTGAATACTGGGTAGCAGTGATTCGTCCGGGCCGTGTACTGTTCGAGCTCAGCGGCATCCCCGAAGAGCTGGCGAAGGAAGCGTTCCGACTGGCAGCTCATAAACTTCCGCTTCATACCGTGATGGTGAAGAAGGAGCTGATCTAA
- the rplF gene encoding 50S ribosomal protein L6, with protein sequence MSRIGNAPVQMPAKVELEVKGAEALVKGPLGQISFPVPAGISIEREGDTVQVKRSDDSKEQRALHGLTRALLNNHVKGVSAGWVKNLELVGVGYRVALKGKQLVLSLGYSHDVNYDLPSDIEAKVEQTKIELKSIDKQRLGQVASEIRSFRPPEPYKGKGVRYADEVVRRKAGKAGKSGKGGKK encoded by the coding sequence ATGTCCAGAATTGGTAATGCTCCCGTCCAGATGCCTGCAAAGGTGGAGCTGGAAGTGAAAGGCGCTGAGGCGCTGGTCAAAGGGCCGCTCGGTCAGATCAGTTTCCCGGTGCCTGCCGGTATCTCTATTGAGAGAGAAGGCGACACTGTGCAGGTAAAGCGCTCCGATGATTCGAAGGAGCAGCGTGCGCTGCACGGACTGACGAGAGCGCTTCTGAACAATCATGTCAAAGGCGTCAGCGCCGGCTGGGTAAAGAATCTTGAGCTGGTTGGTGTCGGTTATCGTGTAGCTCTGAAGGGTAAGCAGCTCGTGCTGTCGCTCGGATACTCGCATGATGTAAATTATGACCTGCCTTCTGACATTGAAGCGAAGGTGGAGCAGACCAAAATCGAGCTCAAGAGCATCGACAAGCAGCGCCTCGGTCAGGTTGCCTCAGAGATTCGTTCGTTCCGTCCGCCCGAGCCCTACAAAGGTAAAGGTGTACGTTACGCCGATGAAGTAGTTCGTCGTAAGGCCGGTAAAGCCGGCAAGTCCGGAAAGGGCGGCAAAAAGTAA
- the rplV gene encoding 50S ribosomal protein L22, which produces MEAKAVSRFLMISPRKVRLVADEVRGFPVDEALNILQFMPKKGARFLEKAIQSAKANLLNNSTGVKEDRMFVKKVYVDQGPTLKRFRPRARGRAMRRLKKTSNITVVIGDE; this is translated from the coding sequence ATGGAAGCAAAAGCTGTTAGCCGATTTCTCATGATCAGTCCTCGCAAGGTTAGACTGGTGGCCGATGAAGTCCGCGGTTTTCCTGTGGATGAAGCCCTCAATATCTTGCAGTTCATGCCGAAGAAAGGCGCTCGTTTCCTCGAGAAGGCCATCCAGTCGGCGAAGGCCAATCTTCTGAATAACTCTACCGGGGTTAAGGAAGATCGGATGTTCGTGAAGAAGGTATATGTAGACCAGGGGCCGACGTTGAAGCGGTTCCGACCGAGAGCAAGAGGCCGCGCTATGCGTCGGTTGAAGAAAACCAGCAACATTACCGTTGTGATTGGTGACGAATAA
- the rpsC gene encoding 30S ribosomal protein S3 gives MGQKVNPIGLRLGINRTWDSIWFASEKYRAFLHEDIKIKEMLKKRYKKAGIVRINVHRYPEKINVVIETVRPGMVIGPKGATIEEVKAQLKGMVSAPINLSIVEIKKPETVAKTIADSIAQQLEQRMPFRRAMKQALRGAMRGGVEGVKIAVSGRLNGADMSRREQYKEGRIPLHTLRGRIDFALSEAKTTYGIIGVKVWVYNGDAIVTEEETQQGQRDNRRKSR, from the coding sequence ATGGGTCAAAAAGTCAATCCGATCGGCCTGCGGTTGGGCATTAACAGAACCTGGGATTCCATCTGGTTTGCCAGTGAGAAATATCGTGCCTTCCTGCATGAAGATATCAAAATTAAAGAGATGCTGAAGAAGCGATACAAGAAGGCCGGTATCGTTCGCATCAATGTGCACCGTTATCCTGAGAAAATCAACGTCGTTATCGAAACCGTTCGTCCTGGTATGGTCATCGGTCCGAAAGGGGCGACGATTGAAGAAGTAAAGGCACAGCTGAAGGGCATGGTTTCCGCGCCGATTAATCTCTCGATCGTAGAGATCAAAAAGCCCGAAACCGTTGCGAAAACGATCGCTGACAGCATTGCGCAGCAGCTCGAGCAGCGTATGCCTTTTCGACGTGCGATGAAGCAGGCTCTTCGAGGCGCTATGCGAGGCGGCGTTGAAGGCGTTAAAATCGCCGTGTCGGGTCGTCTGAACGGAGCCGACATGTCCCGTCGTGAGCAGTACAAAGAAGGGCGGATTCCGCTGCATACGCTTCGTGGTCGAATTGATTTCGCTCTGAGCGAAGCAAAGACTACTTATGGAATCATCGGTGTTAAAGTCTGGGTTTATAACGGCGACGCCATTGTTACCGAAGAAGAGACGCAGCAAGGACAGCGCGATAATCGGAGAAAGTCGAGGTAA
- a CDS encoding type Z 30S ribosomal protein S14 — protein MARKASLEKANRKPKFAVRAHNRCPLCGRPRGYLRRFGMCRICFRKRAGLGEIPGVFKSSW, from the coding sequence ATGGCCAGAAAAGCTTCGCTGGAGAAGGCAAATCGCAAGCCTAAATTCGCTGTACGGGCGCATAACCGATGCCCGCTTTGTGGTAGACCCCGGGGATACCTCCGGAGATTTGGTATGTGCCGTATTTGCTTCCGCAAACGCGCCGGACTGGGTGAGATTCCCGGTGTGTTTAAGTCTTCCTGGTAA
- the rplX gene encoding 50S ribosomal protein L24 has translation MDKKQISKLSHTEFNRKRYSRTALKAEDEVIVIAGKEKGKRGKILYIDRLRDRVYVQGVNKLKRYVRPSQENPQGGQVEIEAPMHISNVMFYDAKAKKGVRIGYEMKGGKKVRVTRPGGKEI, from the coding sequence ATGGACAAGAAACAGATCAGCAAGCTCTCACATACTGAGTTTAATCGCAAGCGCTACAGCCGTACAGCGCTGAAGGCCGAAGACGAGGTAATCGTCATCGCCGGCAAAGAAAAAGGTAAGCGCGGCAAGATCCTGTACATCGATCGCCTGCGCGATAGAGTATATGTTCAGGGTGTTAACAAGCTGAAACGCTATGTTCGTCCTTCTCAGGAAAACCCTCAGGGCGGACAGGTTGAGATCGAAGCTCCGATGCATATTTCGAACGTCATGTTCTATGACGCGAAGGCGAAGAAAGGCGTGCGCATCGGATACGAGATGAAAGGCGGCAAGAAGGTGCGGGTGACGCGTCCGGGCGGCAAGGAAATCTGA
- the rpsS gene encoding 30S ribosomal protein S19 has translation MARSIKKGPYVQESLMSRVLKMNTEGAKKPIKTWSRRSTIFPDMIGHTMLVHNGKAFIPVYVNENMVGHKLGEFAPTRHFRGHTSLDKKVKK, from the coding sequence ATGGCAAGATCGATTAAAAAGGGCCCTTATGTACAGGAATCGCTCATGTCCCGTGTTCTGAAAATGAACACGGAAGGTGCGAAGAAGCCTATCAAGACATGGTCGCGGCGGTCGACGATTTTTCCTGATATGATCGGGCACACCATGCTCGTGCATAACGGGAAAGCGTTTATCCCGGTATATGTGAACGAGAATATGGTAGGTCACAAGCTGGGTGAATTCGCCCCTACGAGACATTTTCGAGGCCACACGAGCCTGGACAAAAAGGTCAAGAAGTAA
- the rpmJ gene encoding 50S ribosomal protein L36, translating into MKVRVSVKKICSECRLIRRKGVVRVICKNPKHKQRQR; encoded by the coding sequence ATGAAAGTGCGTGTGTCCGTAAAGAAGATTTGCAGCGAGTGCCGGCTGATTCGCCGAAAGGGCGTAGTGCGGGTCATCTGCAAGAATCCGAAACACAAACAGCGGCAGCGGTGA
- the secY gene encoding preprotein translocase subunit SecY — MSAVANILRIPELRKKLLFTVAVLLLFRLGSFITIPGVNPIAVAEAKPQGQSILDVVDVFSGGALFKLSIFSLGIMPYISSSIIMSLLTVIIPQMARLQREGEAGRRKINQYTRMGTVVLCAVQAMFILIWAVEQTSRTGKPLVSAEMSRALFYSTGVVTITTGTLILMWLGEQITERGIGNGASLIIFAGIIARLPKNIMDMIRDDSIKPFDILILGIVFILLIALTVILTQGVRKIPLQYGKKMQGRRMVQAQSQSLSFKLNSASVMPIIFASSLLLFPQTVLGMLAGDGSGQTTVSWLAQQMQVWLDPFAPSFVKQLPYYFIYTVLIIFFAYFYTAIYINPSELAENLKKYGGFIPGIRPGANTKEYVEKTLNRIILPGAVFLAGLALAPYFIINLMDLKANQNIQGLAYTFGGTSLMIIVGVALDTLKQIEAQLIMRNYQGFMKKGKLKGRVK; from the coding sequence ATGAGTGCAGTCGCGAATATTTTACGCATCCCGGAATTAAGAAAGAAGCTCCTATTCACAGTAGCAGTTCTGCTGCTGTTTCGACTTGGATCCTTTATCACAATTCCGGGCGTGAACCCGATCGCGGTGGCAGAAGCGAAGCCCCAGGGTCAGTCCATCCTTGACGTAGTGGATGTGTTCTCGGGCGGAGCGCTTTTCAAACTTTCCATATTTTCTCTGGGCATCATGCCCTATATCTCTTCGTCGATCATTATGAGCCTTCTTACGGTAATCATTCCGCAGATGGCTCGTCTGCAGCGTGAAGGGGAGGCGGGTCGGCGCAAGATCAACCAGTATACTCGAATGGGCACGGTCGTGCTCTGCGCCGTTCAGGCGATGTTCATTTTGATATGGGCAGTCGAGCAAACGAGTAGAACTGGAAAACCGCTTGTATCCGCGGAAATGAGTCGCGCCCTATTTTATTCGACCGGCGTGGTCACGATTACTACGGGCACATTGATACTTATGTGGCTGGGCGAACAGATTACGGAACGAGGAATCGGTAATGGGGCCTCGTTGATCATCTTTGCCGGTATTATTGCGCGGCTTCCGAAGAACATAATGGATATGATTCGGGATGATTCAATTAAGCCGTTTGATATTCTGATTCTGGGAATTGTCTTTATACTTCTGATAGCGCTGACCGTGATACTGACGCAGGGTGTGCGCAAAATCCCTCTGCAATACGGCAAAAAGATGCAGGGCCGGCGTATGGTGCAGGCCCAGAGCCAGAGCCTTTCCTTTAAGTTGAATTCAGCGAGTGTAATGCCCATTATCTTCGCCTCGTCGTTATTGCTCTTTCCTCAGACCGTTCTTGGCATGCTTGCCGGCGACGGGTCGGGGCAAACGACGGTAAGCTGGCTCGCGCAGCAGATGCAGGTATGGCTCGATCCGTTCGCTCCGTCTTTTGTGAAGCAGCTTCCGTATTATTTTATCTACACGGTTCTCATCATCTTCTTCGCATATTTCTATACTGCGATTTACATCAATCCAAGCGAGCTCGCAGAAAACCTCAAAAAGTATGGCGGATTCATCCCTGGAATTCGTCCAGGCGCCAATACGAAAGAGTATGTTGAGAAGACCTTGAATCGCATCATTCTGCCGGGAGCGGTCTTCCTGGCGGGCCTTGCACTGGCTCCCTACTTTATCATCAATCTGATGGATTTGAAGGCCAATCAGAACATCCAGGGCCTTGCGTACACCTTCGGCGGAACTTCGCTGATGATTATTGTTGGTGTGGCGCTGGATACTCTGAAACAGATTGAGGCTCAGCTTATCATGCGAAACTATCAGGGTTTCATGAAAAAGGGTAAGCTGAAAGGTAGGGTCAAGTGA
- a CDS encoding adenylate kinase: MGPPGAGKGTQAKILIEKFGIPQISTGDILRAAIKGGTSLGLEAKKFIDAGELVPDSVVIGIVEERIREADCEKGFLLDGFPRTTPQAEALDAMLQKMGRKIDHAVNLAVPDEEVIQRLLDRAVKEGRSDDTEPVIRNRIKNYNDQTKPLIDFYRNKGLLKEVNGLGELSAITERILGALNV, encoded by the coding sequence ATGGGCCCGCCCGGAGCGGGCAAAGGCACGCAGGCGAAGATCCTGATTGAGAAATTCGGGATTCCGCAGATCTCAACAGGCGATATTCTGCGAGCGGCCATTAAAGGCGGAACCTCTCTCGGGCTCGAAGCCAAGAAGTTCATCGATGCCGGAGAGCTGGTTCCTGATTCTGTTGTGATCGGTATCGTCGAAGAGCGCATCAGGGAAGCGGATTGCGAGAAAGGATTTCTGCTTGATGGGTTCCCGAGAACGACTCCTCAGGCCGAGGCGCTTGATGCGATGCTGCAGAAAATGGGACGTAAGATCGATCATGCGGTGAATCTGGCCGTTCCCGATGAAGAGGTGATTCAGCGTCTTCTCGATCGAGCGGTGAAAGAAGGGCGATCGGATGATACGGAGCCGGTGATCCGCAATCGGATTAAAAACTACAATGATCAGACGAAGCCGCTGATTGATTTTTACCGGAACAAAGGCCTTTTGAAAGAAGTAAACGGGCTGGGTGAGCTATCGGCGATTACTGAGAGAATCCTCGGAGCACTGAATGTCTGA
- the rpmC gene encoding 50S ribosomal protein L29: protein MATKVKMKDLSSADLQNQLESLRTELREARFQFGITRTITNPARVRKAKKDISRILTLLHERNRKGSN, encoded by the coding sequence ATGGCAACGAAAGTAAAAATGAAAGATCTTTCCAGCGCAGATCTGCAGAATCAGCTGGAGTCCCTGAGAACGGAGCTGCGAGAGGCGCGATTTCAATTCGGAATCACACGCACGATCACAAATCCGGCCCGGGTGAGAAAGGCAAAGAAAGATATTTCGAGAATTCTGACCCTTCTGCATGAACGTAACCGGAAGGGGAGTAATTGA
- the rpsH gene encoding 30S ribosomal protein S8, translated as MINDPIADMLTRIRNASRAKHATVGFQYSKIKEEILAILKREGFVADFEVKKEGNKSDIAVTLKYFEKKPVIRSIERVSTPGRRIYVTRDDLRATKNNMGISIVSTSRGVTTGRQAKRLGVGGEILLRVW; from the coding sequence ATGATCAATGATCCTATAGCAGATATGCTGACTCGTATTCGGAATGCCTCGCGTGCAAAACATGCAACGGTAGGTTTCCAGTACTCCAAGATTAAAGAAGAGATTCTCGCCATTCTGAAGCGTGAAGGATTCGTCGCCGATTTCGAAGTCAAGAAAGAAGGCAACAAAAGCGATATCGCCGTAACGCTGAAGTACTTCGAGAAGAAGCCGGTCATCCGTTCGATTGAGCGTGTGTCCACTCCGGGTCGTCGTATCTATGTCACCAGAGACGATCTGCGTGCGACCAAAAACAACATGGGTATTTCTATTGTATCGACCTCCAGAGGGGTTACGACCGGTCGTCAGGCGAAGCGCCTCGGTGTCGGCGGCGAGATCCTGCTCAGAGTATGGTGA
- the rplR gene encoding 50S ribosomal protein L18 yields the protein MDRLSLKRHRLERRMRRVKFALRSDGERKRLLLKKTNRYLMAQIVDDATGKTLCQASTFEKSFAAEVKGSAKNREAARKLGEVIAARAKEKGITKVLFDRRGRLYHGKVADFADKAREAGLEF from the coding sequence ATGGATCGTCTATCGCTGAAACGACACAGGCTGGAGCGACGTATGCGTCGGGTGAAGTTTGCACTTCGCTCCGATGGCGAGCGCAAGCGCCTGCTGCTTAAGAAAACCAATCGCTACCTGATGGCGCAGATCGTCGATGATGCGACGGGAAAAACGCTCTGCCAGGCAAGCACCTTCGAAAAGTCCTTCGCTGCTGAAGTGAAAGGTAGCGCGAAGAACCGAGAAGCTGCTCGTAAGTTGGGCGAGGTCATCGCCGCTCGTGCAAAAGAGAAGGGCATTACAAAGGTGCTCTTTGACCGTCGAGGGCGTCTGTATCACGGTAAGGTCGCTGATTTTGCCGACAAAGCCCGCGAGGCGGGATTGGAGTTTTAA
- the rpmD gene encoding 50S ribosomal protein L30 produces MAGKVKVTLIESPIGKKPDHRATVRALGLRKMWRTNILDASNPAVAGMIRKVSYMLKVEEVNG; encoded by the coding sequence ATGGCCGGTAAAGTAAAAGTAACATTAATCGAAAGCCCGATCGGCAAAAAGCCTGATCATCGGGCAACCGTGCGAGCACTGGGACTGCGCAAGATGTGGAGAACGAACATTCTCGACGCATCGAATCCGGCAGTCGCAGGTATGATCCGCAAGGTATCTTACATGTTGAAAGTCGAGGAAGTCAATGGCTGA
- the rplO gene encoding 50S ribosomal protein L15 has protein sequence MADSLDLTSVMPEKKRSVKKRRVEHTQLSPVPGTKKKRKRVGRGHATGSGKTSGRGHKGQKARTGYSHKAGFEGGQNPLYKRVPKRGFTNIFKQEFQLVNLWLLAKHGISGEVTLEQLKEKKIIRRTDVPVKVLGHGEISSKVVLTVHAASSEAIEKIKKAGGEVKLIGAE, from the coding sequence ATGGCTGATTCATTAGATCTTACCAGCGTAATGCCCGAGAAAAAGCGTAGTGTAAAGAAGCGTCGTGTCGAACATACGCAGCTTTCTCCGGTTCCGGGCACCAAAAAGAAGCGCAAGCGAGTTGGTCGGGGTCATGCTACCGGGTCGGGAAAGACATCGGGACGTGGACATAAGGGTCAGAAGGCCCGTACCGGCTACAGCCACAAAGCAGGCTTTGAAGGTGGTCAGAATCCACTGTATAAGCGTGTTCCGAAGCGTGGTTTTACGAATATCTTCAAGCAGGAGTTCCAGCTTGTCAACCTCTGGTTGCTGGCCAAGCACGGAATTTCCGGCGAGGTGACGCTTGAGCAGCTCAAAGAGAAGAAGATTATCCGTCGCACGGATGTGCCTGTAAAGGTTCTCGGCCATGGTGAAATCTCGAGCAAGGTCGTCCTGACCGTACATGCTGCTTCATCCGAGGCCATCGAAAAGATCAAGAAGGCCGGCGGTGAAGTGAAGCTCATCGGCGCCGAGTAA
- the rplB gene encoding 50S ribosomal protein L2: MPVRKLKPYTSTTRYQSLMINTDLDKVEPRKSLLDTLNYKAGRNNSGRISVRRKGGRHKRKYRIIDFKRDKRDIPAVVDSIQYDPNRTANIALLKYADGEYRYILAPNTLKKGDSVLAGEKAPIRAGNSLPLRQIPPGSTVHNVEMSPGKGAQICRSAGAAAVIAGSDGNYILVKLPSGELRKIFKECYATVGEVGAKDHILVSSGKAGRSRWKGIRPHVRGVVMNPVDHPHGGGEGKTSGGRHPCTPWGQPTKGYKTRKKKNPTSKFIVQRRVNKRIK, from the coding sequence ATGCCCGTTAGAAAACTGAAGCCCTATACCAGCACTACTCGCTACCAGAGTCTGATGATCAATACCGATCTCGACAAAGTGGAGCCGAGAAAGAGTTTGCTCGATACGCTGAACTACAAAGCGGGTCGCAACAACTCGGGTCGTATTTCCGTCCGTCGGAAAGGTGGTCGTCATAAGCGCAAGTATCGCATTATCGATTTTAAACGAGATAAGCGTGATATTCCGGCCGTTGTCGACTCAATCCAGTATGACCCTAATCGCACGGCGAATATCGCGCTGCTCAAGTATGCTGACGGGGAATATAGGTATATTCTTGCTCCGAATACCCTGAAAAAGGGAGATTCCGTGCTTGCTGGCGAAAAGGCTCCGATTCGAGCAGGCAATTCTCTGCCGCTCCGACAGATTCCCCCCGGATCAACGGTGCATAACGTCGAGATGTCGCCGGGCAAAGGTGCACAGATCTGTCGCTCGGCCGGTGCCGCTGCGGTGATCGCAGGTAGCGATGGCAATTATATTCTCGTGAAGCTGCCCTCAGGTGAACTTCGCAAGATTTTCAAAGAGTGCTATGCGACGGTCGGTGAAGTTGGCGCCAAGGATCACATCCTTGTAAGCAGCGGCAAAGCCGGTCGTAGTCGCTGGAAGGGGATTCGCCCCCACGTACGTGGTGTTGTGATGAACCCGGTTGACCACCCTCATGGTGGTGGTGAAGGTAAGACCTCGGGTGGTCGTCACCCGTGCACTCCGTGGGGACAGCCGACCAAAGGCTACAAAACACGGAAGAAGAAGAACCCGACGAGCAAGTTCATCGTGCAGCGTCGTGTGAATAAGCGGATTAAGTAA
- the rpsE gene encoding 30S ribosomal protein S5, protein MRKPSVEQQKTDLSVERVVKINRVSKVVKGGRRFSFNTLAVVGNLNGKVGVGLGKANEVPDAIRKAMDSARANLETVPLTRRNTIPHDVEGRFKATRVILRPATAGTGVIAGESVKAVLETAGVHDVLTKVVGSKNPLNVVRATIEALKQLETPLHSTRKRGIPLAQLFGKMD, encoded by the coding sequence ATGAGAAAGCCTTCAGTTGAGCAGCAGAAAACCGATCTCTCCGTTGAGAGGGTCGTAAAGATCAATCGTGTTTCAAAGGTTGTAAAGGGTGGCCGTCGCTTCTCTTTTAACACGCTTGCCGTAGTAGGAAATCTGAACGGTAAGGTCGGAGTTGGCCTCGGCAAGGCCAATGAAGTTCCCGACGCCATTCGTAAGGCAATGGATTCGGCACGAGCAAATCTCGAAACCGTTCCCCTGACTCGTAGAAATACTATCCCGCACGACGTAGAAGGTCGGTTCAAGGCGACCCGTGTGATCCTTCGCCCGGCCACTGCCGGTACCGGAGTGATCGCCGGTGAGTCCGTGAAAGCGGTGCTCGAAACTGCAGGCGTTCACGACGTTCTGACGAAGGTTGTGGGCTCCAAGAACCCGCTGAACGTAGTGCGTGCAACGATTGAAGCTCTGAAGCAGCTGGAAACGCCGCTGCATTCAACAAGAAAGCGTGGCATCCCCCTTGCCCAGCTCTTTGGCAAGATGGACTGA
- the rplE gene encoding 50S ribosomal protein L5: MVALKEVYQKDCVPALKEKFQYKSAMQIPRIEKVVLNIGIGEAPTNPKALESALEEIALVTGQRPVKTLARKSIANFKIRQGMSLGCMVTLRNERMWEFLYKLTRIALPRVRDFRGIKPSGFDGRGNYNFSIKEQIIFPEIDVDKVDRYHGMNITVTTTAKTNEEARLLLETLGFPFRKD, encoded by the coding sequence ATGGTAGCATTGAAAGAAGTTTATCAGAAGGATTGTGTTCCGGCGCTGAAAGAGAAGTTTCAGTACAAGTCGGCCATGCAGATTCCGCGCATTGAGAAAGTTGTTCTCAATATTGGAATCGGCGAAGCACCTACAAACCCGAAGGCCCTTGAATCGGCACTTGAAGAGATCGCCCTGGTTACAGGTCAGCGTCCGGTAAAAACTCTGGCGCGCAAGTCGATCGCTAACTTCAAGATCCGCCAGGGGATGAGCCTCGGCTGCATGGTAACGCTTCGTAATGAGCGTATGTGGGAATTCTTATACAAGCTCACCAGAATCGCTCTTCCTCGCGTGCGTGACTTTCGCGGGATCAAGCCTTCTGGATTTGATGGACGGGGTAACTATAACTTCTCCATTAAAGAGCAAATCATCTTCCCGGAGATCGATGTCGATAAAGTCGACCGGTATCACGGCATGAATATCACCGTCACAACGACGGCTAAGACGAACGAAGAAGCGAGACTGCTTCTGGAAACCCTCGGTTTTCCGTTCAGAAAGGACTGA
- the rplN gene encoding 50S ribosomal protein L14, which yields MIQVQTMLQVADNTGARKVMCIRVLGGTRKRYASVGDIIVVAVKDSVPEYGLKDNRGKKVHNKAVQKAVVVRTKKEIKRPDGSTIKFDENACAIIDEKMNPRGTRIFGPVARELRDRDFKKIVSLAPEVL from the coding sequence ATGATTCAGGTACAGACCATGCTTCAGGTCGCCGATAATACGGGCGCCCGCAAGGTCATGTGTATTCGGGTGCTGGGTGGAACTCGCAAGCGGTATGCTTCCGTTGGCGACATCATCGTTGTGGCGGTGAAGGATTCCGTCCCCGAATACGGCCTTAAGGATAATCGGGGCAAGAAAGTGCATAACAAAGCGGTTCAGAAGGCCGTCGTTGTGCGCACGAAGAAAGAGATCAAGCGACCCGATGGCAGCACGATCAAATTCGACGAGAATGCCTGTGCTATTATTGATGAAAAGATGAATCCGCGAGGAACGCGTATCTTTGGACCGGTCGCCCGTGAATTGCGCGATCGTGATTTCAAAAAGATCGTCTCGCTGGCTCCTGAGGTTCTGTGA
- the rpsM gene encoding 30S ribosomal protein S13, translated as MARISGVDLPKDKRIVIGLTYIYGIGDTRAREILKAAGIEESIRVRDLDDQQVGQIRNYISENFRVEGDLRTEVNLNVKRLMDIGCYRGLRHRMGLPVRGQRTKTNSRTRKGGRKTVPNKKKATK; from the coding sequence ATGGCAAGGATTTCGGGCGTAGACTTACCCAAAGACAAAAGGATCGTAATCGGTCTGACATATATTTACGGCATTGGCGACACGCGTGCACGTGAGATTTTGAAGGCAGCCGGAATAGAAGAATCGATTCGTGTGCGAGATCTTGATGATCAGCAGGTCGGACAGATTCGTAACTACATTTCTGAAAACTTTCGTGTAGAGGGCGATCTTCGAACCGAAGTCAACCTTAACGTTAAGCGTCTGATGGATATCGGATGCTACCGAGGCCTGCGTCATCGTATGGGCCTGCCGGTTCGCGGTCAGCGAACCAAGACGAATTCGCGCACACGCAAAGGTGGACGCAAAACCGTTCCGAACAAGAAAAAGGCAACGAAATAA